From Halalkalibaculum roseum, the proteins below share one genomic window:
- a CDS encoding YtxH domain-containing protein, with protein MAKRSNLTQFLLTASSFAGGVALGLLLAPKSGREHRQWINEQTTEIADWVDSQGKEVLKRGSEQISGVSRKVRNGIKDSIPDLYDATENIKLEESDFIGV; from the coding sequence ATGGCAAAGCGCTCAAATTTAACACAATTCCTCTTAACAGCCAGCTCATTTGCAGGCGGTGTAGCACTCGGTTTGCTATTAGCACCCAAATCAGGCAGAGAACATCGCCAGTGGATCAATGAGCAGACAACTGAAATTGCCGACTGGGTAGATTCCCAGGGTAAAGAAGTATTGAAGAGAGGCAGCGAACAGATTTCCGGTGTTAGCAGGAAAGTACGAAACGGCATTAAAGACAGCATCCCCGATCTTTACGATGCTACGGAAAATATCAAGCTCGAAGAATCAGATTTTATAGGTGTCTAG
- a CDS encoding DUF5808 domain-containing protein, producing the protein MKLTIAAVAVIFLVVLLVYNSVVSSRWHRENRGEEHVKESSNWQSNLIYSNRDDPRIIVPKRTGGGYTFNFAKPLSWVLIGSGMLFLIALILPN; encoded by the coding sequence ATGAAACTGACCATTGCAGCAGTAGCCGTGATATTTCTGGTAGTACTGCTTGTATACAATTCTGTTGTCAGTTCCCGCTGGCACCGTGAGAACAGGGGTGAAGAGCACGTAAAGGAGTCCTCAAACTGGCAGAGTAATTTAATCTATTCCAATAGAGATGATCCACGTATCATTGTGCCAAAACGAACCGGGGGAGGCTACACTTTTAACTTTGCCAAACCTCTGTCCTGGGTACTAATCGGTTCCGGAATGCTGTTTTTAATTGCCTTGATATTGCCAAACTGA
- the amaB gene encoding L-piperidine-6-carboxylate dehydrogenase: protein MDFLKNLGIENSNPGTSTGQNFLGEDHSEEIMSQTPIDGSEIASVTITSRAEYDEVVEKAQDAFKEWRMVPAPERGEIVRQIGLELRAHKEDLGKLVSYEMGKIYQEGLGEVQEMIDICDFAVGLSRQLYGKTMQSERPKHRMYEQWHPLGICGIISAFNFPVAVYSWNAMIAAVCGDVMIWKGSEKTPLCGVAVQKIIAKVLKRNGISEGVFNLITGGREVGEWMAEDERIPLISATGSIRMGKEVAKTVGARLGKTILELGGNNAIIISEHSDLEMAIRATVFGSVGTCGQRCTSTRRLIVHESVFDELKERLVKLYDGINIGNPLDEDTLVGPMIDEDAVDNMNAALKEVQEAGGELVYGGETVDKAGLEGGHYVKPAIVIAQNDYEIVQEETFAPILYLIKYSDLDEAIAMHNGVKQGLSSSMFTLNMREAETFLSSRGSDCGIANINVGTSGAEIGGAFGGEKETGGGRESGSDAWKAYMRRQTNTINWGDEMPLAQGIEFDVE from the coding sequence ATGGATTTTTTAAAGAACCTGGGTATCGAGAATAGTAATCCCGGCACAAGCACGGGACAAAATTTTTTGGGTGAGGATCATTCAGAAGAGATTATGAGTCAAACTCCGATTGACGGATCTGAAATTGCAAGCGTCACCATAACATCCCGAGCTGAATACGATGAAGTGGTAGAAAAGGCACAGGATGCATTCAAAGAGTGGCGTATGGTACCGGCCCCGGAGCGCGGTGAAATTGTACGTCAAATCGGCTTGGAACTCAGAGCCCACAAAGAAGATCTTGGCAAGCTGGTTTCTTACGAAATGGGCAAGATATATCAGGAAGGTCTAGGGGAAGTTCAGGAAATGATCGATATCTGTGATTTTGCCGTAGGCCTTTCCCGACAGCTTTACGGAAAGACCATGCAGTCCGAGAGACCGAAACATCGCATGTACGAGCAGTGGCATCCTCTCGGAATTTGCGGAATTATTTCCGCCTTTAACTTTCCGGTCGCCGTATATAGCTGGAATGCCATGATTGCAGCTGTTTGCGGAGACGTCATGATCTGGAAGGGATCGGAAAAGACCCCGTTGTGCGGAGTAGCTGTCCAAAAAATCATCGCTAAAGTTCTAAAACGAAACGGCATATCCGAAGGAGTTTTCAATCTCATAACAGGAGGAAGAGAAGTCGGTGAATGGATGGCTGAAGATGAGCGGATTCCATTGATTTCCGCCACAGGTTCAATTCGAATGGGCAAGGAAGTTGCCAAAACAGTGGGTGCGCGCCTGGGTAAAACCATCCTCGAACTTGGTGGCAACAACGCCATCATTATATCCGAACACTCCGATCTGGAAATGGCCATCAGGGCAACCGTCTTCGGCTCCGTCGGCACATGCGGACAGCGCTGCACCTCCACGCGCCGGCTCATTGTTCACGAATCGGTATTTGATGAACTAAAAGAACGACTGGTCAAACTTTACGATGGTATCAATATCGGAAATCCCCTGGATGAAGATACCCTTGTAGGTCCGATGATTGATGAAGATGCCGTTGACAACATGAATGCCGCTCTGAAGGAAGTTCAGGAAGCAGGCGGAGAGCTGGTCTATGGGGGCGAAACGGTTGATAAAGCAGGACTCGAGGGTGGCCATTATGTTAAACCGGCTATAGTCATTGCCCAAAACGATTATGAAATTGTTCAGGAAGAAACCTTTGCCCCGATTCTTTACCTGATCAAATACAGTGATCTTGATGAAGCCATCGCCATGCATAACGGCGTTAAACAGGGACTGAGCTCCTCCATGTTTACCCTAAATATGCGAGAAGCTGAAACCTTTTTGAGTTCCCGGGGATCAGATTGCGGTATAGCCAATATCAATGTCGGAACCAGTGGAGCAGAGATTGGAGGCGCTTTCGGTGGTGAAAAAGAAACAGGCGGCGGCCGGGAATCCGGGTCGGACGCTTGGAAAGCCTACATGCGACGACAGACCAATACCATCAACTGGGGAGACGAGATGCCCCTGGCACAGGGAATTGAATTTGATGTAGAGTAA
- a CDS encoding TrmH family RNA methyltransferase, with translation MKDISNSRLTLLRKLNRRKYREQERLFVIEGARAVEQIIHNGKVEIAELFFDKSQNYWDQPEWDEKANYYPTSSIDRGYFQEISDTDSPQGVLALCRMPPESPVAELIEETGILLATDRIQDPGNLGTMIRTAVWFGASGLLSGKGTVDLFHPKVVRSTAGATGSLNHCNLELQNGLKEFENHGWQVLILDGGEGSRDIREIKTSEKTILLTGNEANGADPQLFSEHRIPLRIESAPGQKEVESLNAAIATAIALFAIRS, from the coding sequence ATGAAAGACATATCCAATAGCCGGCTGACACTGCTAAGAAAACTCAACAGGAGAAAATACCGCGAGCAGGAGCGACTCTTTGTGATAGAAGGAGCTCGTGCGGTAGAGCAGATTATTCATAACGGTAAAGTTGAAATCGCAGAATTGTTCTTCGATAAGTCGCAAAATTACTGGGATCAGCCCGAGTGGGATGAAAAGGCAAATTACTATCCGACATCCTCCATTGATCGGGGATACTTTCAGGAAATCAGCGATACCGATTCACCGCAGGGCGTTTTGGCTCTATGTAGAATGCCTCCCGAGTCGCCGGTTGCTGAGTTGATTGAAGAAACCGGTATTCTTTTAGCGACAGACCGAATTCAGGATCCTGGAAATCTTGGAACCATGATACGTACTGCAGTTTGGTTCGGTGCGTCAGGGCTGCTATCCGGTAAAGGAACGGTTGACTTGTTTCATCCCAAAGTAGTGCGAAGTACAGCAGGTGCTACCGGCTCTTTGAATCATTGCAACCTTGAGCTTCAAAACGGGCTCAAGGAGTTTGAAAATCACGGATGGCAAGTTTTGATCCTGGATGGTGGAGAGGGGTCCCGGGATATCAGGGAAATCAAGACTTCTGAAAAGACCATACTGCTTACCGGTAATGAAGCAAACGGGGCTGACCCACAACTCTTTTCAGAGCATAGAATACCTCTCCGCATTGAATCTGCACCCGGTCAAAAGGAGGTAGAGAGTCTGAATGCCGCTATTGCCACGGCAATTGCACTCTTCGCAATCAGATCTTAG
- a CDS encoding phosphoribosyltransferase family protein: MNKDTEDTLALMDAKRIERSLKRIAHQVAEDNKASKELVLLGINKRGYAVSEMLCRYLKDLLDNPIACNRLEVKKNSSSKTDFSLQGKYVLLVDDVIFSGTTMFEALKLITRDHAPDEVHTVTLVDRGHRKYPIIARFVGLDLPTKLDEHVHLELKNGEPFTVILEKSLH; the protein is encoded by the coding sequence ATGAATAAGGACACTGAAGATACCCTCGCCCTAATGGATGCAAAGCGAATCGAGCGTTCTCTAAAGCGAATTGCGCACCAGGTTGCAGAGGATAATAAGGCATCCAAAGAACTGGTTCTGCTGGGTATCAACAAAAGGGGGTATGCGGTTTCTGAAATGCTTTGCCGCTATCTGAAAGATCTCCTTGACAATCCCATCGCTTGCAATAGGCTTGAGGTGAAGAAAAACAGCTCCTCAAAAACGGATTTTTCACTGCAAGGTAAGTATGTTTTACTGGTTGATGATGTGATCTTTTCAGGGACTACCATGTTTGAGGCCCTCAAGCTGATTACACGAGATCATGCGCCCGATGAGGTCCATACTGTTACGCTGGTAGACCGCGGTCATCGTAAATATCCAATTATTGCCCGCTTCGTAGGTCTTGATCTGCCTACCAAACTCGATGAACATGTGCACCTCGAATTAAAAAATGGTGAGCCTTTTACGGTCATTTTGGAAAAGTCGCTTCACTAG
- a CDS encoding PhoH family protein, giving the protein MPRAKKPRKIFVLDTSVLLYDYDAVKNFQKNDIAIPITVLEELDTFKKGNNVINLHAREFIRYLDKISDKNMLQQWIPLNGRTHGKLRVLKDESSEVDASDIFGNQKNDHRILNSALKLMEDEPDKKVILVSKDINLRIKARALNIEAEDYETVQVKDIDHLYKGKTEVKYEDAELINKFYREGNLKPGEVTESKPSSNHFYILKNHSSSALGYYNSKSELIEPVNKLAAYGVKPKNAEQTFALQAIMNPENLLVTITGAAGTGKTLLALAGALEQRRDFQQIYLARPIVPLSNKDIGYLPGDVKSKIDPYMQPLWDNLSFIKNQFKESSKPFKKIDEMVETEKLRIVPLAYIRGRSLSNVIFIVDEAQNLTPHEVKTIITRAGENTKVIFTGDIFQIDTPYLDTQSNGLSYLVDRMHDNDLYAHINLEKGERSELANLASKLL; this is encoded by the coding sequence ATGCCCAGAGCCAAGAAGCCCCGAAAGATCTTTGTACTTGATACCTCCGTACTTTTATATGACTATGACGCAGTAAAAAACTTCCAGAAGAACGACATCGCCATCCCCATCACCGTTCTGGAAGAGCTTGATACCTTTAAGAAAGGAAATAACGTAATCAACCTTCATGCGCGGGAATTCATCCGATATCTTGATAAAATTTCCGACAAAAATATGCTGCAGCAGTGGATACCGCTCAACGGGCGAACCCATGGCAAGCTGAGGGTTTTGAAGGACGAGTCGAGTGAAGTCGATGCTTCCGACATTTTCGGCAACCAGAAGAACGATCACCGCATTCTGAATTCCGCCCTCAAGTTGATGGAAGACGAGCCGGATAAAAAGGTGATCCTGGTTTCAAAGGATATCAATCTCAGAATCAAGGCCAGGGCGCTGAATATTGAAGCCGAAGATTATGAAACGGTACAGGTCAAGGACATTGATCACCTCTATAAGGGTAAAACCGAGGTGAAGTATGAGGATGCCGAGCTCATCAATAAATTTTACCGCGAGGGCAATCTGAAACCGGGAGAAGTCACCGAGAGCAAACCTTCGAGCAACCACTTTTATATTCTGAAAAATCACTCCAGTTCTGCACTCGGGTATTACAACTCAAAGTCTGAGCTGATCGAACCGGTGAACAAACTGGCAGCCTATGGGGTCAAACCTAAGAATGCAGAACAGACCTTTGCACTGCAGGCTATCATGAATCCGGAGAACCTTTTGGTTACCATTACAGGAGCGGCAGGTACGGGCAAAACATTACTGGCCTTGGCCGGTGCCCTGGAACAGCGGCGTGATTTTCAGCAGATCTATCTGGCAAGACCTATAGTCCCTTTGAGCAATAAGGATATCGGTTACTTACCCGGAGATGTGAAATCAAAGATAGATCCCTATATGCAACCATTATGGGATAACCTCTCTTTCATCAAAAACCAGTTTAAAGAGAGCAGCAAGCCTTTCAAGAAAATTGACGAGATGGTGGAAACGGAGAAGCTGCGCATCGTACCTCTGGCCTATATTCGGGGACGTAGCCTGTCGAATGTGATCTTTATTGTGGATGAGGCTCAGAATCTGACGCCTCATGAGGTTAAAACCATTATCACCCGGGCCGGTGAAAATACGAAGGTGATCTTTACCGGTGATATTTTTCAAATTGATACCCCGTACCTGGATACCCAGAGCAACGGACTCTCATACCTGGTAGACCGTATGCATGATAATGATCTATATGCGCACATCAACCTGGAAAAAGGAGAGCGATCGGAACTGGCAAATCTCGCCAGCAAGCTTCTGTAG
- a CDS encoding lamin tail domain-containing protein, producing MIKLPALFREWFLSVSSPAARTVLMIILLCKLSCLPIYGQSINFEDGFSDGDFTQNPAWIGDTTHFVVTRVNDNYQLRLRGDQNNGGIAYLSVPSSGTIGDWEFYINFEGFAPSAGNKAEIVLMSDISDLTGAFNGYVLQGGENGSEDVFRIIRFDNGSPASIVLSGTTNISAGGDYRVKVSRTNDGTWMLSVANTYEDLPVPEATPQIDNTYTSTAYFGVKVTYSATRYNRFFFDFKIDLPPFAVQNITASASSVNVTFNRNYDPSTVQAADFNTTPDLGPPASILFTSPSTVRLNYNSNIQGNRYELSVNNIWDEHGEQIALNSRYEFYVFDPSFRNDVVINEFMYDPPLGLPEYVELKNRSGNYLNLMGWKIGDKSGTGTIVQDTLVLEPGSLLAISSDTAALTLEFGSGNYLSVNTGNFPSLNNGGDAIRILNNQGILIDSLYYYPDWGGEDIAMERRSVDAVSDKKANWGDSPQGIGTPGSPNLVEQDINPPVLTAVNATGANILLLSFNEELDAQSATDASHYAISPAIGINLISTIADSVLIYLSSELQPLQTYIISVNGVKDIFGNAMDTYSLDVRYIPFGRVATGDIVINEILYDETENGYTEFVELFNTTKKNFDLSEWLIGDATDLAKLPERATFLAGDYLVLTADAGFANGQESTIYISGFPSLNNSDDIIFLKDREGITVDSLNYTKEWSHASPGVSMERKDPSGASNDPSNWKESAAGEGHTAGLENSVHQRDQTPPSMIFAKRVTPELISVHFNEFIDPEQNTVFDMDGSVMSIEGFEVSNANRILLKTPVSKSRILSQVITARNLRDMVGNNTTNQSIPLARKVAPGDVVINEIMYNPISDSEDNLPDQSEYVELKNTRDYAISLEGIYLRDATDENGEVRSLNPVSSKYKWIPAGGLALIYSDEKEAFTESKIASFFGLQVDNTLNLRIDRSSLGLANDRDAIYLADPSGTTIDSVFYEESWQNPNLIDTRGIALERINPLGPSSDPSNWSSNTLLLGGTPGSENSIFQVTANQPESTGISFSPNPFSPDDDGTDDHLFINYKLDQPDYLLKVQIYDRYGRLVRKLADGVPGSFEGSLIWDGRNDNGKSNRIGIYIVVFEAINSTVGRNRAFKKTVVLARRLQ from the coding sequence ATGATTAAGTTACCCGCCCTTTTTCGTGAATGGTTTCTATCCGTTTCATCACCGGCAGCAAGAACGGTATTGATGATTATCCTCTTATGCAAGCTGAGTTGCCTGCCCATTTATGGCCAAAGCATTAATTTTGAAGACGGGTTCTCAGACGGCGACTTCACCCAAAACCCTGCCTGGATTGGAGATACGACCCATTTTGTGGTTACCCGTGTGAACGATAACTACCAGCTCCGATTGCGGGGTGATCAGAATAACGGCGGAATTGCTTACCTGAGTGTGCCTTCCTCGGGTACCATTGGTGACTGGGAGTTCTACATTAACTTTGAAGGGTTCGCTCCTTCCGCCGGAAACAAAGCAGAAATCGTACTGATGAGCGACATCTCAGATCTTACTGGTGCCTTCAACGGTTACGTATTGCAAGGCGGGGAAAACGGCAGCGAAGATGTCTTTCGCATCATACGGTTCGACAATGGTTCACCGGCATCGATAGTCCTTTCAGGAACCACTAATATTTCCGCCGGGGGTGACTACAGGGTGAAAGTAAGCAGAACGAATGATGGAACATGGATGCTTTCAGTGGCCAATACATACGAGGACTTACCTGTACCCGAAGCAACTCCTCAAATAGACAACACCTACACATCTACTGCGTATTTCGGTGTGAAGGTTACCTATTCAGCCACCCGGTATAACCGGTTCTTCTTCGATTTTAAAATTGATCTGCCGCCATTCGCTGTTCAAAATATCACCGCATCTGCATCTTCCGTTAATGTGACATTTAACAGAAATTATGACCCGTCGACTGTGCAGGCTGCTGACTTCAACACAACTCCAGACCTTGGCCCTCCTGCTTCAATATTATTCACCTCGCCTTCAACAGTGCGTCTGAATTATAATTCTAACATTCAGGGAAATCGTTATGAGCTGTCAGTAAATAACATTTGGGATGAGCATGGAGAGCAGATAGCATTGAATAGCAGGTATGAATTTTATGTTTTCGATCCATCATTCCGAAATGATGTGGTGATCAATGAATTCATGTACGACCCTCCTTTGGGATTACCGGAATATGTGGAGTTAAAAAATCGATCGGGTAACTACCTGAACCTGATGGGGTGGAAAATTGGAGACAAAAGCGGTACCGGTACTATCGTTCAGGACACACTTGTACTTGAACCCGGCAGCCTGTTGGCAATAAGTTCCGATACAGCTGCTCTTACTTTGGAATTCGGTTCCGGTAACTATTTGAGTGTCAATACAGGTAACTTTCCTTCGCTGAATAATGGAGGAGATGCCATTCGCATTCTCAATAATCAAGGAATACTGATCGATTCTCTCTACTATTATCCCGATTGGGGTGGAGAAGATATAGCAATGGAGAGGCGTTCTGTAGATGCGGTCTCCGATAAAAAAGCAAATTGGGGCGACTCCCCACAAGGTATCGGTACCCCGGGCTCCCCTAACCTTGTAGAGCAGGATATAAACCCGCCTGTTCTAACAGCTGTAAATGCTACAGGGGCAAACATACTGTTGCTGTCCTTTAATGAAGAACTGGACGCACAGTCAGCTACTGATGCATCACACTACGCAATAAGTCCTGCAATTGGGATTAATTTAATCTCTACTATCGCTGACAGCGTGCTAATCTACCTATCCAGTGAACTACAACCGCTTCAAACCTACATAATATCAGTTAACGGTGTTAAAGATATTTTTGGTAATGCGATGGACACCTATTCACTGGATGTCAGATACATACCATTTGGCAGGGTAGCAACCGGTGATATTGTCATAAACGAAATACTGTACGATGAAACTGAAAATGGGTATACCGAGTTTGTGGAGCTATTCAATACCACTAAGAAGAATTTTGACCTTTCCGAATGGCTAATCGGTGATGCTACCGATTTAGCGAAGCTACCGGAAAGGGCAACTTTTCTGGCTGGTGACTACCTGGTACTGACTGCTGACGCCGGTTTTGCAAACGGTCAGGAAAGCACTATTTATATTTCAGGCTTTCCATCACTCAACAATTCTGATGATATAATTTTCCTCAAAGATAGAGAGGGGATCACGGTTGACTCCCTGAACTATACCAAGGAATGGAGTCATGCATCGCCAGGTGTATCTATGGAGCGTAAGGATCCGTCAGGTGCCTCCAACGATCCCTCAAACTGGAAAGAGTCAGCAGCTGGAGAAGGTCATACAGCCGGATTAGAAAATTCAGTACACCAGAGGGACCAGACTCCTCCATCCATGATTTTCGCAAAACGGGTAACGCCCGAGCTGATTTCAGTTCACTTCAATGAGTTTATTGATCCTGAACAAAATACTGTATTTGATATGGATGGTTCCGTGATGAGTATTGAAGGATTTGAAGTATCAAATGCCAATCGCATTTTGCTAAAAACGCCGGTTTCTAAATCCCGCATCTTATCACAAGTTATTACTGCACGTAATCTTCGCGATATGGTTGGGAATAACACTACTAATCAGTCCATACCTCTCGCCCGGAAAGTAGCACCGGGAGATGTTGTCATCAATGAAATCATGTATAATCCAATAAGTGATTCCGAGGATAACCTTCCAGATCAGTCAGAGTATGTGGAACTGAAAAACACGCGGGATTATGCAATCTCCCTGGAAGGAATATACCTGCGCGATGCTACAGACGAAAATGGTGAAGTGCGTTCCTTAAATCCGGTCTCATCAAAGTATAAGTGGATTCCGGCCGGAGGGCTGGCCCTGATCTATTCTGATGAAAAGGAAGCATTCACTGAAAGTAAAATTGCAAGTTTCTTCGGTCTGCAAGTGGATAACACCCTTAATTTGCGCATTGACCGAAGCAGCCTAGGATTAGCCAACGACCGGGATGCCATCTATCTGGCCGACCCTTCAGGAACTACTATCGACTCAGTATTCTATGAGGAGAGCTGGCAAAATCCGAACCTAATAGATACGCGAGGAATAGCACTGGAGCGTATCAATCCATTAGGCCCCAGCAGTGATCCCTCAAACTGGAGTTCCAATACCTTACTACTGGGTGGCACGCCGGGCTCTGAAAATTCTATCTTCCAGGTTACCGCGAATCAGCCCGAATCTACCGGAATAAGCTTCAGTCCGAACCCTTTTTCGCCGGACGATGACGGCACAGATGATCATCTGTTCATCAACTACAAACTGGATCAACCCGACTACCTGCTGAAAGTTCAGATATACGATCGATACGGGCGATTGGTAAGAAAACTGGCAGACGGAGTGCCGGGCAGTTTTGAGGGTTCGCTTATTTGGGACGGTAGAAATGATAATGGAAAGAGCAATCGCATTGGCATTTATATCGTGGTATTTGAGGCGATCAATAGTACGGTAGGCAGAAACAGGGCATTTAAAAAGACGGTGGTACTTGCCAGAAGGCTTCAATAG
- a CDS encoding DUF3078 domain-containing protein has product MDKIITTALTLLLCFFSVTTTSAQEAIEISDLLSEDDDISASDISKVNSAFIVSDTLVGWDYNWVGGFNGSQAAYRNWSQGGVNTISVTASTVFNLRYRKDKFAYALTTNLKYGKAKLEGEGTRKTDDRIAVNNKFSYLFDDERWSAFGNINFATQFDEGFDYNVPDGQDPILISKFFAPAYFTQIAGIAYNPADYFTAEAGLAFKETIVSDTRLSERYGLKPGEKFRFEPGYATGLNFEKTIVSNVKLISIFETFTNLQRNIKSTDIVFSNEVIGKINDYLNTSFQFVVIYDDDFSTKAQIKQVLSVGLSFSLL; this is encoded by the coding sequence ATGGATAAAATTATTACGACCGCTCTCACACTATTGCTTTGTTTTTTTAGTGTGACTACAACTTCAGCCCAGGAAGCGATTGAAATCAGTGATTTATTAAGTGAGGATGATGACATTTCTGCCAGTGATATTTCAAAGGTAAACAGTGCTTTTATTGTAAGCGACACGCTGGTAGGCTGGGATTATAACTGGGTGGGTGGATTTAACGGCTCACAGGCTGCCTATCGCAACTGGAGTCAGGGTGGTGTAAATACCATCAGCGTAACGGCTTCTACGGTTTTTAATCTTCGCTACCGAAAAGACAAATTTGCCTATGCCTTGACCACCAATCTGAAATACGGTAAAGCAAAGCTGGAAGGCGAAGGAACACGGAAGACCGACGACCGTATTGCCGTAAACAATAAGTTCAGCTATCTGTTTGATGATGAACGCTGGAGTGCCTTCGGGAATATCAATTTTGCCACCCAGTTTGATGAAGGATTTGATTACAATGTCCCGGATGGTCAAGATCCGATTCTGATATCCAAGTTTTTTGCACCGGCCTACTTTACACAAATAGCCGGTATCGCTTATAATCCCGCTGATTATTTTACAGCTGAGGCAGGTTTGGCTTTTAAAGAGACCATCGTTTCCGATACACGTCTCTCCGAACGTTACGGATTGAAGCCGGGAGAAAAATTTCGTTTTGAGCCCGGTTATGCCACCGGCCTAAATTTTGAGAAAACCATTGTCAGCAATGTAAAACTCATCAGTATCTTCGAAACCTTTACCAACCTGCAGCGCAATATTAAGAGTACGGATATCGTGTTCTCAAACGAAGTGATCGGTAAGATTAATGATTACCTGAACACATCTTTTCAATTCGTGGTGATCTATGATGATGACTTTTCCACGAAGGCGCAGATTAAGCAGGTTCTGTCGGTAGGGCTCTCTTTTAGCCTACTTTAG
- the murI gene encoding glutamate racemase has translation MSKKGPIGIFDSGYGGLTVLKEIVNELPDYDYLYLGDNARSPYGTRSFQTIYDYTLECVKHLFSQDCHLIILACNTASAKALRNIQQQDLPEIDPQRRVLGVIRPTAEVIGNYSGSGHVGVLGTGGTVNSESYVMEIKKQFPELTVVQEACPMWVPLVENGEYDKPGADYFVQQHVERVLAKDPKVDTLLLACTHYPLLMKKIREYTPEHVSVLSQGEIVAESLKDYLNRHPEIDEKCSKGGSRHFLTTDSTEEFDAHGKEFFGNEITSEYVHL, from the coding sequence ATGAGTAAAAAAGGTCCCATTGGCATTTTCGATTCCGGCTATGGAGGACTCACCGTACTGAAAGAAATTGTCAATGAGTTGCCTGATTACGATTATCTCTACCTGGGTGACAATGCAAGAAGTCCGTATGGCACACGATCCTTTCAAACCATCTATGATTATACCTTAGAGTGCGTAAAGCACCTGTTTTCACAAGATTGTCATCTTATCATACTGGCTTGCAATACGGCCTCGGCAAAAGCTCTACGAAATATTCAACAACAGGATCTTCCTGAAATTGATCCGCAGCGAAGAGTACTTGGGGTTATAAGGCCCACTGCAGAGGTGATTGGCAACTATTCGGGAAGCGGTCACGTCGGGGTGCTGGGTACCGGAGGTACTGTTAATTCCGAATCGTATGTCATGGAAATCAAAAAGCAGTTTCCGGAACTGACCGTTGTGCAGGAAGCCTGCCCGATGTGGGTACCGTTAGTAGAAAACGGAGAATACGACAAACCGGGAGCCGACTACTTTGTGCAGCAGCATGTGGAACGTGTTTTGGCCAAAGATCCAAAAGTTGACACCCTCCTTCTTGCCTGCACCCACTATCCCCTTCTAATGAAAAAGATTCGTGAGTATACACCGGAACATGTTTCGGTATTAAGTCAGGGCGAAATTGTTGCGGAAAGCCTGAAGGACTATCTGAATAGGCACCCTGAGATCGATGAAAAATGTTCCAAAGGAGGAAGTCGACACTTTCTGACGACTGACTCCACGGAAGAGTTTGATGCACACGGCAAGGAATTCTTCGGCAATGAAATAACCTCAGAATATGTACACCTCTAG